The Cellulophaga sp. RHA19 genome includes the window CAGTACCGTATGTGTCGGTAATAAAAGTATCTACATAAGGTTTTAGGTAGTCCATCCAAATTTTTTGCCCTTCCCACTCGTAACCCGTAGGAGCGGCATTATTTAAATATCGTTCAAAAAAATCTAACGATTTCTCTGTAATAATCTTCTTTGCGCTCATAAACGTATATATTTAGATACAAATTTAATAATATTCACTTTTAATTAATAATATCATTACGTCTTTATCGTTAATTTTACGAACCATATATATTGTATGAAAATAATAAAAGGCATATCATTTATAACGTCGTTGTTGTTTACGCTCTTAAGCACAGCGCAAATAGAGTCTCAAAAAGACTCTGTAGATTTGGAGTTATATAAGATAGAAGGAGATTCTGTTTATGATACATCTATATCTTTAAATGAGGTTTATGTATTTGGACCATTAAAATTTGCTTCCAAAGAAGAAAAATTACGTTATTATATATTAAGAAGAAAAACATTAAAGGTATATCCTTATGCAAAAATGGCTGCAGAAAAGCTAGTTGTGTTAAATGACAGTCTTCAAAAGTTAAATAAAAAGTCTAAAAAACGAAAGTACACCAGGAAAGTTCACAAAGAAATTGAGGATCAGTTTTCAGAAAGGCTAAAAAAATTAACCCGTACAGAAGGTCAAATTCTAATAAAACTAATTAATAGGCAAACTGGAGATACTGCTTTTGGTCTAGTAAAAGAACTCAGAAATGGTTGGAGGGCGTTTTGGTATAATACTTCGGCTAAGTTTTTTAAAATAAGTATAAAGGAAGAATATCATCCAGAAAGTGTACATGAAGACTACTTAATTGAGGATATTTTACAGCGTGCCTTTGCAAAAGGACGACTAAAAGAGCAGCCTACAGTCTTAAATTATGATTATACTTCACTGAGCAACAAGTGGATATCTAAAAAAAAGTAGTTCATATCTCTTGTTTCATTTCAAAAAACATATTATATTTAAAGCCCCTTTTAAAGGTGTTGTTGTTTTTTAGCTCGATAATCGCCATTCCATAGTTAAAGTAATAGGGATTAATAGCAGTTAAAACTCGCAGGTTGATGTTTTTCAAAAAAGCATCAAAAAAGAATGGGTTTTAAATGTCTGAAAAATAGCGTAATAAAGCTTGTTTTAAAAATACTTTTAAAAAAGATGCAAAAAAGACTTGTGGTGTTAGAAAAGCTGCCTATATTTGCACCCGCTAACGGAAAAACATACGTCATTAAAGTTAGCAAAGTTCATTGAGAAAAGCGTAAAATTAGTTTAAAAATAAGGTTAAGAAATAAGTTAAAAAAAGCTTGTTTGGTAACAATTAAAAGAACTACTTTTGCAGTCCGAATTTGACAAGGTTGTTAAGCGGAAATAAACAGTAAAATAATTTAATTTTTTATTTTGTCAGTTTAAAAAAACGTTTTACATTTGCAACCGCTTTCAGAGAGGGCAAAACGATAAGAAATTTTGGAATGATTTGTTTTGAGAATCAGCTAGTTCGAGTCTAGTATTTCTACAAAAATTAAAAGTTCATTTGACATATTGAAGAGACAGCAAAATAATACTACTTGTAGTGTTATTGAATTAAAAAAGAGAATGAGTTTGGTTGAAGACGATTTTAGGTTGTTAAGAATATTTACAAAACAACGATGAAGAGTTTGATCCTGGCTCAGGATGAACGCTAGCGGCAGGCTTAACACATGCAAGTCGAGGGGTAACAGGGGAGCTTGCTTCTGCTGACGACCGGCGCACGGGTGCGTAACGCGTATACAATCTGCCTTACACTAAGGGATAGCCCAGAGAAATTTGGATTAATACCTTATAGTTTATTAAGATGGCATCATTTTAATAATAAAGATTACGGTGTAAGATGAGTATGCGTACCATTAGTTTGTTGGTAAGGTAACGGCTTACCAAGACTACGATGGTTAGGGGCCCTGAGAGGGGGATCCCCCACACTGGTACTGAGACACGGACCAGACTCCTACGGGAGGCAGCAGTGAGGAATATTGGACAATGGAGGAGACTCTGATCCAGCCATGCCGCGTGCAGGAAGACGGTCCTATGGATTGTAAACTGCTTTTATACAGGAAGAATAAGGACTACGTGTAGTCTGGTGACGGTACTGTAAGAATAAGGACCGGCTAACTCCGTGCCAGCAGCCGCGGTAATACGGAGGGTCCGAGCGTTATCCGGAATTATTGGGTTTAAAGGGTCCGTAGGCGGGCCATTAAGTCAGGGGTGAAAGTTTGCAGCTCAACTGTAGAATTGCCTTTGATACTGATGGTCTTGAATTATTGTGAAGTGGTTAGAATATGTAGTGTAGCGGTGAAATGCATAGATATTACATAGAATACCGATTGCGAAGGCAGATCACTAACAATATATTGACGCTGATGGACGAAAGCGTGGGTAGCGAACAGGATTAGATACCCTGGTAGTCCACGCCGTAAACGATGGATACTAGCTGTGTGGTTTTCGGACTGCGCGGCCAAGCGAAAGTGATAAGTATCCCACCTGGGGAGTACGTTCGCAAGAATGAAACTCAAAGGAATTGACGGGGGCCCGCACAAGCGGTGGAGCATGTGGTTTAATTCGATGATACGCGAGGAACCTTACCAGGGCTTAAATGTAGATTGACAGGTTTAGAGATAGACTTTCCTTCGGGCAATTTACAAGGTGCTGCATGGTTGTCGTCAGCTCGTGCCGTGAGGTGTCAGGTTAAGTCCTATAACGAGCGCAACCCCTGTTGTTAGTTACCAGCACATTATGGTGGGGACTCTAGCAAGACTGCCGGTGCAAACCGTGAGGAAGGTGGGGATGACGTCAAATCATCACGGCCCTTACGTCCTGGGCCACACACGTGCTACAATGGTAGGTACAGAGAGCAGCCACTTAGCGATAAGGAGCGAATCTATAAAACCTATCACAGTTCGGATCGGAGTCTGCAACTCGACTCCGTGAAGCTGGAATCGCTAGTAATCGGATATCAGCCATGATCCGGTGAATACGTTCCCGGGCCTTGTACACACCGCCCGTCAAGCCATGGAAGCTGGGGGTACCTGAAGTTCGTCACCGCAAGGAGCGACCTAGGGTAAAACTGGTAACTAGGGCTAAGTCGTAACAAGGTAGCCGTACCGGAAGGTGCGGCTGGAACACCTCCTTTCTAGAGAAAGACGACCGTTACATATTAGATTATGTAGTAAAAATTTAGTTATAATTAGATTTATTTTCTTTTTTCGCTGTCACTTCAAAATATTAAGATACAACAACTAAGATTGAGTCCCATAGCTCAGCTGGTTAGAGCGCTACACTGATAATGTAGAGGTCGGCAGTTCGAGTCTGCCTGGGACTACTAAGTAATGCTTATCAAGAGTAAGGTTTACGGAAGTAGTTAGGGTAAATGAAGAGGCTATAGTTGCTTAGTTTGATTGTATTGAGATAACATTATAAACGTAATGTAGAAGGAAATTCTGGAAGTTGAGTAGTAGTTGGCAGTACTAACTACAAGCTACTATATACTACTTTTAGTATATGGGGGATTAGCTCAGCTGGCTAGAGCGCCTGCCTTGCACGCAGGAGGTCATCGGTTCGACTCCGATATTCTCCACCATTCAGTATTGTACTGAAAAACGTTCATTGACATATTGGGACATTGTGTATAATTACCACAGGGGTAATTATCACGATAAGAAATAAAAAGAATACGAAATAGAGAAGAGCAAGAGGCTATTAGATATTTGTAAAGTATCTAGTAGTGACAAGTTATAAAAGGGCGTATGGGGAATGCCTAGGCTCTCAGAGGCGAAGAAGGACGCGATAAGCTGCGAAAATTTGCGGGGATCAGCACATATGATATGATCCGCAAGTATCCGAATGGGGCAACCCGGCATATTGAAGATATGTCATCTCGAAAGAGAAGCAAACCCGGAGAACTGAAACATCTAAGTACCCGGAGGAGGAGAAAACAAAAGTGATTCCGTTAGTAGTGGCGAGCGAACGCGGATTAGTCCAAACCAATATTGTTTCGGCAATATTGGGGTTGTAGGACCACGACATTTGGTGTGTTATGAATTAGAATACGTTGGAAAGCGTAGCAGTATCAGGTGATAGCCCTGTATAAGTAAAGACCATTACCGATAGTGGTATCCTGAGTAGCACGGGGCACGTGAAACCTTGTGTGAATTTGGCGGGACCATCCGTTAAGACTAAATACTCCTGAGAGACCGATAGTGAACCAGTACCGTGAGGGAAAGGTGAAAAGAACCCTGAACAAGGGAGTGAAAAAGATCCTGAAACCATACGCTTACAAGCGGTCGGAGCCTTTAGGGGTGACGGCGTGCCTTTTGCATAATGAGCCTACGAGTTACTTTTACCAGCAAGGTTAAGGTCTTATGGACCGGAGCCGTAGCGAAAGCGAGTCTGAATAGGGCGACCATAGTTGGTAGTAGTAGACGCGAAACCGTGTGATCTACCCATGGGCAGGTTGAAGCTTTGTTAACCCAAAGTGGAGGACCGAACCCGTTGACGTTGAAAAGTCTTGGGATGACCTGTGGGTAGGGGTGAAAGGCCAATCAAACTCGGAAATAGCTCGTACTCCCCGAAATGCATTTAGGTGCAGCGTGCATATAGTTTTATAGAGGTAGAGCTACTGATTGGATGCGGGGGCTTCACCGCCTACCAATTCCTGACAAACTCCGAATGCTATAAAATGTTTATGCGCAGTGAGGGCATGGGTGCTAAGGTCCATGTCCGAGAGGGAAAGAACCCAGATCATCAGCTAAGGTCCCAAAGTATATACTAAGTTGAAAAAACGAGGTCCAACTGCACAGACAGCCAGGATGTTGGCTTGGAAGCAGCCATTCATTTAAAGAGTGCGTAACAGCTCACTGGTCGAGCGGTTGGGCATGGATAATAATCGGGCATAAGTATATCACCGAAGCTATGACTTCTATTAATAGAGGGGTAGGGGAGCATTGTAGCGCCATAGAAGGTGTACTGTAAGGTATGCTGGAGGTTCTACAAACGAAAATGTAGGCATAAGTAACGATAATGCGGGCGAGAAACCCGCACGCCGAAAGACCAAGGTTTCCCCAGCTATGCTAATCAGCTGGGGGTCAGTCAGGACCTAACGCGAACCCGAAAGGGGTAGTGGATGGACAACAGGTTAATATTCCTGTACCTGCTCACATTAAAAGTGACGGGGATGTAGCATTAGTGCGCACAGACGGAATTGTGCGTTGAAGGGAGTGGTAACACCCCGATAGTACACTGCGACTTCGGTCAAGGTGATAATCTAGTTAAACATCCTCCGAGAAAAACAAGTGAAGCAGCCTGTACCGCAAACCGACACAGGTGGTTGGGATGAGTATTCTAAGGCGCTCGAGAGATTCATGGCTAAGGAACTAGGCAAAATAGACCCGTAACTTCGGGAGAAGGGTCGCCCCACTCCGGTGGGGCCGCAGTGAAAAGGTCCAGGCGACTGTTTATCAAAAACACAGGGCTATGCAAAATTGAAAGATGAAGTATATGGCCTGACACCTGCCCGGTGCCGGAAGGTTAAGAGGAGATGTTATCCTTACGGAGAAGCATTGAATTGAAGCCCCGGTAAACGGCGGCCGTAACTATAACGGTCCTAAGGTAGCGAAATTCCTTGTCGGGTAAGTTCCGACCTGCACGAATGGTGCAACGATCTGGACACTGTCTCAGCCATGAGCTCGGTGAAATTGTAGTATCGGTGAAGATGCCGATTACCCGCAGTGGGACGAAAAGACCCCGTGCACCTTTACTATAGCTTCGTATTGACCCTGGATAAGTAATGTGTAGGATAGCTGGGAGACTTTGAAGTTGCATCGCTAGGTGTGATGGAGTCATTGTTGAAATACCAGCCTTTGCTTGTCTGGGGCCTAACCCTCCTAAGAGGGAACAGTGCGTGGTGGGTAGTTTGACTGGGGTGGTCGCCTCCAAAAGAGTAACGGAGGCTTCTAAAGGTGCCCTCAATACGGTTGGTAATCGTGTGTAGAGTGCAATGGCACAAGGGCGCTTGACTGAGAGACATACAGGTCGACCAGGTACGAAAGTAGAGCATAGTGATCCGGTGGTTCCGCATGGAAGGGCCATCGCTCAAAGGATAAAAGGTACGCCGGGGATAACAGGCTGATCTCCCCCAAGAGCTCATATCGACGGGGGGGTTTGGCACCTCGATGTCGGCTCGTCACATCCTGGGGCTGGAGAAGGTCCCAAGGGTTGGGCTGTTCGCCCATTAAAGTGGCACGCGAGCTGGGTTCAGAACGTCGTGAGACAGTTCGGTCTCTATCTACTGCGGGCGTTAGAAATTTGAGTGGACCTGACCCTAGTACGAGAGGACCGGGTTGGACTGACCGCTGGTGCACCAGTTGTTCCGCCAGGAGCATTGCTGGGTAGCTACGTCGGGATGGGATAAGCGCTGAAAGCATATAAGCGCGAAACCCGCCACAAGATGGGATTTCTTTAAAGGGCCGTGGGAGATGACCACGTTGATAGGCCATAGGTGTAAAGATAGTAATATCATAGCCGAGTGGTACTAATTGCCCGTAGACTTGCACATTTGCCTCTTGCAGCAAAGTACATATTAGTATTTATATTCTTCGTGTGCCCTTTCCAAGGCGCACACTGTCCCAATTATGTTAACGATATTTGTTAGTTACTTTAAAACTAGCTGTTGAGTGTAATACCTATAGTGTATTACAATTAACAAACAATTTAAGGTGGCCATGGCGATGAGGCTCACCCCTTTCCATTCCGAACAGGGAAGTTAAGCTCATCTGCGCCGATGGTACTGCCACTAGGTGGGAGAGTAGGCCGTCGCCTTTTTTTTGAGAAGCCCCTATCTAACGATAAGGGCTTTTTTTATACCCTAAAATCAAAGATTATAAATTATAAACTGCTTTGTATGTGCTATACAAGCAATACTTTATAGCAAGCAGTAATAAGATTAAACCAAATAAAACAAAAGTCCTAGAAGCTAACTTCTAGGACTTTTGTTGTTTATATTTATGCGTGTAAACAAAAAAAGAGAGCAACATTATGTTACTCTCTTGTGTAAATGTAATTTAATAATTAAGAAGCTTTTTTAATCACAAAATTAATCTTACAAATAATTAGTATATTACTTACATTTATTTATTTTTACCAAACAAATAAATATAAAATTTTTATGAAAGACATCAAATTATTTAAAGTACTATTTTTAGTTTTCCCTTTTTTTTTAATTTTAAGTTGTA containing:
- a CDS encoding DUF4294 domain-containing protein; translation: MKIIKGISFITSLLFTLLSTAQIESQKDSVDLELYKIEGDSVYDTSISLNEVYVFGPLKFASKEEKLRYYILRRKTLKVYPYAKMAAEKLVVLNDSLQKLNKKSKKRKYTRKVHKEIEDQFSERLKKLTRTEGQILIKLINRQTGDTAFGLVKELRNGWRAFWYNTSAKFFKISIKEEYHPESVHEDYLIEDILQRAFAKGRLKEQPTVLNYDYTSLSNKWISKKK